The Montipora capricornis isolate CH-2021 chromosome 3, ASM3666992v2, whole genome shotgun sequence genome window below encodes:
- the LOC138042948 gene encoding adhesion G-protein coupled receptor D1-like isoform X2: protein MQRRRKDIKLFFLAAQVILCISLCHKGPEKVRSERWFNIPGSNVSDHTTSPVFHRQAHKVKYLSCFKETVPTAPNYLGRYRSYLLPNETGNFTFFTFCDDTCQLFLSSGINPRNKRLIINQTQNVGKASKNCCRTEELESFQISVPQYLKENKAYYIELLIKNSQGNGRVSVGMRTPSGEIKLPISKENLIKSITKEYIPDGYCAEAGDSRYPDYIVDCNEFPDSVKVDKAIAILKELQALVENKMNPSPDFLRQIMETASKRTSALLESLNDSFVEENVNRSNRGFEIAREVEKLGESIASRILNASETIAVNYSSIYMEASKRGDRFVFVAKSSKTRESGLQDSITITLRNTSQSNNTTIQGMAYFFSAFYKNLEKAIQHNISHVHGENPSRKPKRYFLNSKIISGAVSRPSNESFQGEVAIQLRHTKFRSLEKMTMQCVFWRYSNRSNDSTGVWSSEGCYKDAHLSNDQATVCRCNHLTHFAILMQVTDDPEVIVLGKSHRKALEIITYVGCGLSLLGEVLTILTLIFLKLTRSETSMIHLNLVVALATAQIIFLTGIEATQNKAACKIVAVLLHYFNLVSFTWMLTEGVWLYVMIVRVFENGHSRIKKYCACAWGIPFVFVVITLSASFDGYGTETSCWLSVQKGTIWSFVVPVLLIAVANSIILGMVMREILRLNEPTTKENLKYQSVRSGVQSAIVLLPLLGITWIFGILTFNDETVAFQYLFALFNSLQGFFIFLFHCLLNSEVRRVFHSKKKIWSESRDMLQTNSLSPQNYNDISKETVSSRSMRPGSGGSTASNLTQKPST from the exons ATGCAACGAAGGAGAAAAGATATCAAATTGTTTTTCCTTGCGGCACAG GTCATTTTATGTATCTCCTTGTGCCACAAAG GACCAGAAAAAGTGCGATCAGAGAGATGGTTTAATATCCCTGGCTCGAATGTCTCAGACCACACGACCAGTCCAGTTTTTCATAGACAAGCTCATAAAGTCAAATATCTTTCTTGCTTCAAGGAAACTGTTCCTACGGCACCCAACTATCTAGGAAGATATCGCTCATATTTACTGCCAAATGAAACGGGAAATTTCACATTCTTCACATTTTGTGACGACACTTGCCAATTGTTTTTAAGCAGCGGAATTAACCCTCGAAATAAACGGCTGATTATAAATCAAACCCAGAATGTGGGAAAAGCATCAAAGAATTGCTGCAG AACTGAGGAATTGGAGAGCTTCCAGATATCAGTTCCTCAATACCTCAAAGAGAATAAAGCCTACTACATCGAACTTCTAATAAAAAATAGTCAAGGCAATGGCCGAGTGAGCGTTGGAATGCGAACGCCTAGTGGCGAAATAAAGCTTCCAATTTCTAAGGAAAATTTGATAAAAAGCATCACTAAAGAAT ATATTCCAGACGGGTATTGTGCAGAAGCAGGAGATTCAAGGTATCCCGATTACATTGTAGACTGCAACGAGTTTCCTGACTCGGTCAAG gTTGACAAGGCAATAGCCATATTAAAAGAGTTGCAAGCTCTTGTTGAGAACAAAATGAATCCTTCACCTGATTTCCTGCGTCAGATAATGGAG ACAGCTTCAAAGAGGACCAGTGCGCTGCTGGAAAGTTTGAATGATTCCTTCGTGGAGGAAAATGTGAATCGATCAAATCGAGGTTTTGAAATTGCAAGAGAAGTGGAAAAACTAGGTGAAAGTATAGCCTCGCGTATCCTCAACGCCTCTGAAACAATAGCAGTGAATTACTCAAGTATAT ATATGGAAGCAAGCAAAAGAGGAGATAGATTTGTCTTTGTTGCAAAGTCATCCAAGACGAGGGAAAGTGGATTACAAGACAGCATAACAATAACTCTTAGAAATACTTCACAAA GCAATAACACAACCATTCAAGGAATGGCATACTTCTTCTCGGCGTTTTACAAGAATCTGGAAAAAGCAATTCAACACAACATCAGTCATGTCCATGG AGAAAATCCGTCACGCAAGCCAAAGAGATACTTTCTGAACAGCAAGATCATTTCAGGAGCGGTATCTCGACCTTCAAACGAGTCCTTTCAGGGCGAAGTGGCTATTCAATTAAGGCATACCAAG TTCCGAAGCCTGGAGAAGATGACAATGCAGTGTGTCTTCTGGCGGTATTCAAACAG GTCAAATGATTCAACTGGCGTTTGGTCCTCTGAAGGATGTTACAAGGACGCACATTTGTCAAATGATCAAGCCACTGTGTGTCGCTGCAATCACTTGACTCATTTTGCAATACTCATGCAAGTTACGGATGATCCAGAG GTTATTGTTCTGGGTAAATCACACAGGAAGGCGCTAGAAATCATCACCTATGTCGGCTGTGGATTGTCCTTACTGGGAGAAGTCCTGACAATTTTAACCCTCATCTTTTTAAA GTTGACCAGATCGGAGACAAGCATGATTCACCTTAACCTTGTTGTAGCCTTGGCAACGGCGCAGATTATTTTTCTAACTGGGATTGAAGCTACACAGAATAAG GCAGCTTGTAAGATCGTGGCGGTTCTTCTTCATTATTTTAATCTGGTATCATTCACTTGGATGCTGACTGAGGGGGTCTGGCTGTACGTTATGATAGTCCGAGTCTTTGAAAACGGACACAGCAGAATTAAGAAATATTGCGCTTGCGCTTGGG gaatCCCATTTGTATTCGTCGTCATAACTTTATCAGCAAGTTTTGACGGATATGGCACAGAGACAAG CTGCTGGTTATCTGTACAAAAGGGGACCATTTGGAGCTTCGTTGTGCCAGTTCTGTTAATTGCTGTG GCAAATTCCATCATACTAGGAATGGTGATGAGGGAAATACTTCGACTGAACGAACCAACAACAAAAGAGAATTTGAAATATCAATCAGTAAG GTCTGGTGTTCAATCTGCCATTGTACTGTTACCTTTACTTGGAATCACGTGGATATTTGGAATACTGACGTTTAACGATGAAACAGTAGCATTCCAGTATTTGTTCGCCCTATTTAACTCGTTGCAG GGATTctttattttcctgtttcactgcCTTCTCAATTCAGAG GTGAGAAGAGTATTCCACTCGAAAAAGAAGATTTGGTCCGAGTCACGTGACATGTTGCAAACGAATTCTCTGTCGCCACAAAACTACAATGACATTTCCAAGGAAACGGTATCCTCTCGGAGCATG CGGCCAGGATCAGGAGGCTCTACAGCTTCTAATTTGACACAGAAACCATCTACGTGA
- the LOC138042953 gene encoding glutamate [NMDA] receptor subunit 1-like: MEELETSWIDTKKCAKQSNSPATLGLSHMLGVFIMVAARIGAGVVIIILEILYHKHRGWKEEQKEIAKKTTDKWRANIMMMKKERASNGQQPNGVLDSHPPQTDGIARRNPIYNPENHVDGAFTYN, translated from the exons ATGGAGGAATTGGAGACTTCGTGGATCGATACAAAGAAATGCGCTAAGCAGAGCAACTCACCAGCTACCCTTGGGCTCAGTCACATGTTGG GTGTCTTCATTATGGTGGCAGCTAGAATTGGCGCCGGAGTGGTTATTATTATTCTGGAAATTCTCTATCACAAACACCGGGGATGGAAAGAAGAGCAGAAAGAGATAGCAAAGAAGACGACGGACAAATGGCGAGCCAAcataatgatgatgaagaaagaaagagcCAGCAATGGCCAACAACCCAATGGCGTGTTAGATTCGCATCCTCCGCAGACTGACGGAATAGCACGCAGAAATCCCATTTACAACCCCGAGAATCACGTGGATGGCGCGTTCACGTACAACTAG